The following is a genomic window from Sinorhizobium fredii NGR234.
GACAAGCACCTTCAGATAGTCCTGCACGCGTGACGGGTCGAAGCGCTCCGGCTCGTAGGAGCCGAAGATCGGCGGCAATGAACCGGCCACCAAAACCTTGCGATCGGCGCTACCATCGGCAGCTTCGCGCGCGAGCTTTCCGGCCAATTCGGTCAGCGAAGGTCCTTCGGAGCGAAAACGCTCCTCGCCGATGTGGAACGGCACCAGCGCGTAGCTGTTGGTGGTGATCACGTCGGCGCCGGCCTCGATGAATTCCCGATGAACCTGCCCGACGATTTCAGGGTTCTCCATCAACGCCAGCGCGGACCATTCGGGTTGCCTGAGTTCGGCGCCGAGGCGGGACAACTCCCGGCTCATGCCGCCGTCGAGAATACGTATTTGGTTCATTTGATAATGGACTCCAATTTGCAGCTTCAGCGCCGGATCACCGCCGACGGGCAAATGCCGTCAGGCTGTCTTTCCGGGCTGTCTGGGAATTCGGATGGGATTTCGCTGCGGCCTTCATCGGAGCGCCCGATCCAGATCGGCGATGATGTCGTCGACCGACTCGAGGCCGACGGAAAGCCGGAAGACGCCGTCGCCGGCGAAGGCGCGATAGTCATCGAGCTGCGGGCCTTCCAGCCCATAGGTCGAGTTCATCATTTCCTTCGTATCGAGAAGCACGACGATGCTGCGCTGGTGGCCGAGCGAGAAGGCGTAGTGCACGACGCGCAGCCGTTCGGCGAGCCGGAGCGCGATTTTCTGCGGGTCGTCCGTCTGGAACGTGACTATACCGCCGAAGATGCGCATCTGACGTCTTGCCAGCGCATGCTGGGGATGCGTCTCCAGACCGGGGTAGGTGACCGATCTGACGCCCGGATGATCGCGGAGGAAATGGGCAATCCGCATTGCCGAATCGGACATCGCCTTGAGCCGCGGGAAGAGCGTATCGATGCCGCGCATGATAAGCCAGGCATTCTGGGCCGAGAGCGAAGCGCCGAGATAGACGCCGGCGCGCGATCGGATCTTCTCGACGAGTTCCTTGCGGCCGCAAACGATCCCGCCAAGCGCATCGCCGTGGCCATTGATGAACTTCGTCAGGGAGTGAATGACGAGGTCGACGCCGAGCGCAAGTGGCCGGGTCGCAACCGGCGTTGCCAGAGTGGAATCGACCGAAACCAATGCCCCGTGCCGATGTGCGAGCGCCGCTACCGCCGAAAGATCGGTCAACCGCAGGATCGGGTTGCAGGGGCTTTCGCAATGGACGAGCCGCGTGTTGGGCCGGAACGCCGCGGCGACCTCGTCGAGGCGCGACATGTTCACCGCGGTCACCTCGATGCCGTAGTCGGGCAACATCCGCCGCGCCAGCTCGTTGGCGCCCGCGTAGCAGACATCGCTGATGATCAGGTGATCGCCCCTTTTCAGGCAGGTCAGGAAGGTGGCGGCGATCGCGGCGACGCCGGTCGCGGTCGCCAGCGCATCGTCGGCGCCTTCGAGCGCGGCCATTCGCAGCTCGAGCTGCCGCACCGTCGGATTGGTCCAGCGCGCGTAGAGGAAGGGCAGCGCTGTCAGATCCTCGACGCCGTCGGCCGAAAAGGCGCCGTCGCCGGGGACCAGCAGGTTGTTGACCGACATCGATATATTGGGGGCGATCGCCTTCGTCGCAGGATCGATCGTCAGGCCGCCGTCGAGCGCCAGGGTTTCCCATGCAAGGCTCGGGTGGCCGGCAGTGTGCGGCCGGGCCATCGTCGGGCTGCGGCTCTCGGCTTTGGCCAGGGGGCCTGCCAGTTTCGAGGGCATGGAGGTCCTTTCCGAGGTGCGGTTCGATAGCGACTTTATTGCTCTCGGGATGGTTTTGGCCGCTCAGCTGCTTCCGATCCGCCGAGAAAAGGCGCGACAAGGGCTTCGTGCGCGGTCAAATCGAACGGGCATGCCGTCGCGCTAGCGCCGCACCGGAACCTGCGCTTCGACGATCTTGAAGGCGCGGGTGATGATGAGGGTCAGGCAGACATAGAAGACGGTGACGACCATCAGCGGTTCGTAGACCAGCAGCGTGTCCTGTCTCACCTTGTAGGCGACGGCATAGAGGTCCATCACGGTCACCGTGAAGGCGAGAGGTGTCGCCTTCAATTGCAGCACGACCTCCCCGGCGATCGTCGGCAAGGCGATGCGGATGGCGCGCGGCAACCAGATTCGCCTGAAGAGCGTCGAGGACGACATACCGAACGAGCGGCCCGCCTCGAGTTCGCCCTTCGGAACGGCGAGAAGCGCGCCGCGCAGCACCTCGGCCTCGTAAGCCGCATAGTTGAGGGTGAAGCTCACGGCTGCAAAGAAGAAGCCTTCGCGCAGGATCGGCCAGAGGAAACTCGCACGCAGCCCCGGGATCATCGGCAGCAGCGAGCCGACGCCGTAGTAGAGCAGCCAGAGCTGGATCAGCAGCGGCGTTCCGCGCAGGCAGGTGCAGTAGCCGCGTGCGAAGAGTTTCAGCCAGCGCGGCCCGACCACCTGCGCCAGGGCAAGGCCGATCGCCAGAATGAAGCCGCAGCCGACCGAAATCACCAGCAGCAGCACGGTCTGCACGGCGCCCGCGGCAAGCAGCGGCCAATAGGAGAAGATCCACGAAAAATCCAACGGAGCCTCCTATGCGGTCTTCGGCTGACCGCGCCGAAAGCGGGTTTCGAGCGCCGAGAAAACGACGTTGGAGATGAGCGTAATGGCGAGGTAGAGCGCGGCAGAGGCGAGGAAAAACAGGAAATAGTGCTTTGTGTTGCCGGCGGCGATCCGGGTCGCGAGCGCCAGCTCCTGATAGCCGACGACGGCGATCAGCGCGCTGTCCTTGGTGACGCACATCCAGAGATTGGCAAGGCCCGGCAGCGCATTCGGCATCAGCGCCGGCAGCACGATGCGGCGGAACCGGAGCGAAGGCCGCATGCCGAAGGCGGCGGCCGCTTCGATCTGCCCGACCGGGATGGCGAGGATCGCGCCGCGAAACACCTCGGTCATATAGGCACCCTGAACGATGCCGAGCACCGCGACGGCTGCAACAAATCCGTTGATCTCGACGGCTGGAAGGCCGAGCACTGCAAGGATGCGGTTCAGCCCGTCGGTCCCCGCGTAGTAGAGGCCGATGATCAGGATCAGCTCCGGGATGGCGCGAATGGCCGTGGTATAAAGATCGAGGACGAACCGGACCGGGCGATTGCCCTTCAGCTTGCCGATCGCGCCGGCAAGGCCGATGGCGATGCCGACGAGATAGGCGCCGAGCGAAATCAGCACGGTCGAAAGCGCCCCGGCAAGCAGCACGCCTCCCCAGCCCGGCGGGTAGGGGGAGAGCAGCTCCAGGAGTGATTGGCTGGACGACATGCGGGGCCTAACTGATCGGGTTCATAGGCAAGGAGCGGCCGGCGGATGATCGCTCATGCGCCCACAGCTCCTCCGGTCACTCGCCATAGGGATCGAAGTCGAAGTATTTCTTGGAGATCTCGGCATATTTGCCGCTGGCCCTGACGGCGGCGATCGCCGCATTGAGCTTGTCGCGCAGTGCGGCGTCGTCCTTGCGCAGCCCGCCGCCGATGCCGGTTCCGAGGATTGCCGGATCGTCCTTGACGTTGCCCTTGTCTTCGCAGCAATCCTTGCCGAAGTCCGACTTGAGGAATTCCGCCAGCGGAATTGCATCGCCGAAGACGTAGTCGATCCGCCCGGCGGCGAGGTCCTGGAAGGCCTCGTCGAGCGTCGCATAGCTCTGTTCCGATGCCTTGTCGGCGAAATACTTCTTGTAATATTCGGACTGGATCGTCGAGACCTGGATGCCGATGGTCTTGTCGGCGACATCGTCGGGGGCTGCTCCCGCCTTGCCGTCCTTGGCGCCGATCAGCTTGCTCGGGGTGTTGTAGTATTTGTCGGTGAAGTCGATCGTCTTCTTGCGTTCGTCGGTGATCGACATCGACGACCAGATGACGTCGAACTTCTTCGCCTCGAGACCGGGGATCAGGCCGTCCCAGGACATGTCGACGATCGAGCAGGTCTCCTTCATCTCCGCGCAGACCGCATCCATCAGCTCGATTTCCCAACCGACCCACTTGCCGGACGGGTCCTTCGTGAAGAAGGGCGGGTAGGCCTCGTTCATGACGCCGAAGCGCACTTCCGCACTGGCAGCGCTCGCAAGCGAGAGGGCCACGCCGGCCATCAGGATGGACATCAACTTCATTCGACTACCCCTTCTAGTTTTCGTCGGAATGGATACGGATCAATGGCTGAGACTACCGGTGAACGCGCGGCAGCGCGCGCTGAGCGGCGCACCGAAGACCTGGGCGGGCGGGCCTTCTTCCTCGACGCGCCCCTGATCGAGGAACATCACGCGGCTGGAAACGTCGCGGGCGAATTTCATCTCGTGCGTGACGATGAGCATGGTGCGCCCTTCTTCGGCCAGTTCGCGGATGACTTTCAGCACCTCGCCGACAAGCTCGGGATCGAGCGCCGAGGTGGGTTCGTCGAACAACATCACGCCCGGATCGACGCAGAGCGCACGGGCGATCGAGGCGCGCTGCTGCTGGCCACCCGACAGGAATGCCGGATAGGCGTGCCGCTTGTCGTAAAGACCGACCTTGGAAAGCAGGGCCTCGGCCTGCTCGGTCGCTTCCTTGCGGCTCGTTCCCAGGACGTGAATCGGCGCCTCTGTGACATTCTCGAGCACGGTCATATGGGCCCAGAGGTTGAAGCTCTGGAACACCATGGCGAGGCCGGTCCGGATCCGTTCGATCTGCCGCCAGTTGGCTGGATGAGCGCGCCCCTCACGGCCCGGCTTCATCCGGATTTCTTCGCCGTTGATGACGAACCGGCCACGGTCGGCAATCTCGAGAAAGTTGATGCAGCGGAGGAAGGTGCTCTTTCCGGAGCCCGACGAGCCGATCAGCGAAATGACGTCGCCCTTTTTCGCTGACAGCGAGACGCCCTTCAGCACATGGTGATGTCCAAAACGCTTATGGACGTCTTCCACCTGCAAGGCGGCGGCCGTTCGCGTCATACCTATCGGTCCCCGATGCGGTTTTCTAGTTATTTGGTCGGAATAATATTGTCATGTAGAGCGGCTTTACCGCAGATTTGACGCGTCGGATGCGGGTTGTCACTGAAAATGTGGCAAATTTGCTGTTTCGCCGCGCCGGCGGCAATTCAGGCTGGCGATGATTCAAATCCTGCCCGAGACCTGCACCAGACCATAGCTAGGGATCGGACATCGTTTCCGCTTCCGGTCTCAAAGACGACCTTTAGCTCCGCCGCTCTCGACAGCGGTAGCGGTG
Proteins encoded in this region:
- a CDS encoding ABC transporter permease translates to MDFSWIFSYWPLLAAGAVQTVLLLVISVGCGFILAIGLALAQVVGPRWLKLFARGYCTCLRGTPLLIQLWLLYYGVGSLLPMIPGLRASFLWPILREGFFFAAVSFTLNYAAYEAEVLRGALLAVPKGELEAGRSFGMSSSTLFRRIWLPRAIRIALPTIAGEVVLQLKATPLAFTVTVMDLYAVAYKVRQDTLLVYEPLMVVTVFYVCLTLIITRAFKIVEAQVPVRR
- a CDS encoding ABC transporter permease; protein product: MSSSQSLLELLSPYPPGWGGVLLAGALSTVLISLGAYLVGIAIGLAGAIGKLKGNRPVRFVLDLYTTAIRAIPELILIIGLYYAGTDGLNRILAVLGLPAVEINGFVAAVAVLGIVQGAYMTEVFRGAILAIPVGQIEAAAAFGMRPSLRFRRIVLPALMPNALPGLANLWMCVTKDSALIAVVGYQELALATRIAAGNTKHYFLFFLASAALYLAITLISNVVFSALETRFRRGQPKTA
- a CDS encoding transporter substrate-binding domain-containing protein, translating into MKLMSILMAGVALSLASAASAEVRFGVMNEAYPPFFTKDPSGKWVGWEIELMDAVCAEMKETCSIVDMSWDGLIPGLEAKKFDVIWSSMSITDERKKTIDFTDKYYNTPSKLIGAKDGKAGAAPDDVADKTIGIQVSTIQSEYYKKYFADKASEQSYATLDEAFQDLAAGRIDYVFGDAIPLAEFLKSDFGKDCCEDKGNVKDDPAILGTGIGGGLRKDDAALRDKLNAAIAAVRASGKYAEISKKYFDFDPYGE
- a CDS encoding ABC transporter ATP-binding protein, producing MTRTAAALQVEDVHKRFGHHHVLKGVSLSAKKGDVISLIGSSGSGKSTFLRCINFLEIADRGRFVINGEEIRMKPGREGRAHPANWRQIERIRTGLAMVFQSFNLWAHMTVLENVTEAPIHVLGTSRKEATEQAEALLSKVGLYDKRHAYPAFLSGGQQQRASIARALCVDPGVMLFDEPTSALDPELVGEVLKVIRELAEEGRTMLIVTHEMKFARDVSSRVMFLDQGRVEEEGPPAQVFGAPLSARCRAFTGSLSH
- a CDS encoding trans-sulfuration enzyme family protein; its protein translation is MPSKLAGPLAKAESRSPTMARPHTAGHPSLAWETLALDGGLTIDPATKAIAPNISMSVNNLLVPGDGAFSADGVEDLTALPFLYARWTNPTVRQLELRMAALEGADDALATATGVAAIAATFLTCLKRGDHLIISDVCYAGANELARRMLPDYGIEVTAVNMSRLDEVAAAFRPNTRLVHCESPCNPILRLTDLSAVAALAHRHGALVSVDSTLATPVATRPLALGVDLVIHSLTKFINGHGDALGGIVCGRKELVEKIRSRAGVYLGASLSAQNAWLIMRGIDTLFPRLKAMSDSAMRIAHFLRDHPGVRSVTYPGLETHPQHALARRQMRIFGGIVTFQTDDPQKIALRLAERLRVVHYAFSLGHQRSIVVLLDTKEMMNSTYGLEGPQLDDYRAFAGDGVFRLSVGLESVDDIIADLDRALR